A genome region from Bacteroides stercoris ATCC 43183 includes the following:
- a CDS encoding cobaltochelatase subunit CobN, translated as MKKKQLLGSGCAAVLVLLLIGIWNLWFSSTRVAFVNYQVISLGQISKANDNSFIKIAEVSTDELDKLTSYDMVFINAMGMRITEEQRAQIKKAADGGLPILTTSATNPANEIISLDSIQADTLRSYLGNGGRRNYRSMLNYVRKHIDGKLISVDEPEAVTERSNDMIYHADPKKPDDEELGFNTIAGYNAFLQENGLLQEGAPRIIITGMMGEPADLIRKLEETGNVVYPVRSMKGFIGRHQIDSVSPSAVINMAHGRMGDYIVDYLTQQNIPLFTPLNVNRLVEEWENDKMGMSGGFLSQSVVTPEIDGAIRPFALFGHYRDEEGLQHAFAIPERLETFVETVNNYIKLQNKPNNEKRVAIYYYKGPGQNAMAAAGMEVAPSLYNLLLHLKKEGYKVDGLPASSKELERMIQAQGAVFGTYAEGAFDNFMKNGRPELITKEQYESWVRKVLRPEKYAEVVSSFGEFPGEYMATGDGRLGVARLQFGNVVLLPQNAAGKGDNAFKIVHGTDAAPPHTYIASYLWTQFGFKADALIHFGTHGSLEFTPKKQVALSSNDWPDRLVGALPHFYIYSIGNVGEGMIAKRRAYAGLQSYLTPPFLESSVRGIYRELVEKIKIYNNAVSACSNGAHKQESRKDMRSEVDLRRASLAVKAVAVKLGIHRELELDSVLTVPYTEDEILRIENFAEELATEKITGQLYTMGIPYEDARIKSSVYAMATEPIAYSLLALDKLRKRADEKTVKHRALFTQHYLNPARTLVTRLLANPALGTDELICRVADITPDELAKARKMEKSRNAPQGMMAMMMAMGDGEKAPMKKMPSSVEYTKKEITFALAVMEVERTIKNVGEYKKALIESPEKELLSMTNALNGGYTQPSPGGDPIVNPNTLPTGRNLYGINAEATPSEAAWEKGIQLANNTIEMYKRWHNDSIPRKVSYTLWSGEFIETEGATIAQILYMLGVEPLRDAFGRVTDLKLIPSKELGRPRIDVVVQTSGQLRDIAASRLFLINRAVEMAAHAKDDQYENQVAAGVVEAERVLIEKGLTPKDAREISTFRVFGGANGGYGTGIQGMVMSGDRWESEKEIADTYLNNMGAYYGSEKNWEAFRQFAFEAALTRTDAVIQPRQSNTWGALSLDHVYEFMGGLNLAVRNVTGKDPDAYLSDYRNRNNFRMQEVKEAIGVESRTTIFNPTYIKEKMKGEAGAANTFAEIVQNTYGWNVMKPKAIDKEMWDEIYNVYVKDKFGLGLQEYFEQQNPAALEEMTAVMLETVRKGMWRASEQQVADIAKLHTDLVNKYKPSCSGFVCDNAKLRQFIASKTDAQAAAEYKKNIVQIREVAASDDKKGMVMKKEEMASTAEEQTNVLSNMIVGLVVVLAIVVLLLLVRHRRKKLQE; from the coding sequence ATGAAGAAAAAACAACTATTGGGGAGCGGCTGTGCGGCCGTCCTCGTGTTGCTGCTTATAGGTATCTGGAACTTATGGTTCAGTTCTACAAGAGTAGCATTTGTCAATTATCAAGTTATCAGTCTCGGACAAATATCCAAGGCTAATGATAATTCGTTTATAAAGATAGCAGAAGTCAGTACCGACGAACTGGATAAACTGACTTCTTATGACATGGTATTTATCAATGCCATGGGGATGAGAATAACGGAAGAACAGCGTGCGCAGATAAAGAAGGCTGCTGACGGCGGCTTGCCCATTCTGACCACTTCCGCCACCAATCCTGCCAATGAGATAATTTCGCTGGACTCTATCCAGGCCGACACTTTGAGAAGTTATCTGGGGAATGGCGGGCGCCGTAACTACCGTAGCATGCTGAATTATGTACGTAAGCATATCGATGGTAAGCTTATTTCGGTAGACGAACCTGAAGCTGTAACAGAACGCTCCAATGATATGATATATCATGCCGACCCGAAGAAGCCGGATGATGAAGAACTCGGTTTCAATACGATAGCCGGATACAATGCTTTCCTGCAGGAAAACGGGCTGTTGCAAGAGGGAGCTCCCCGTATCATAATCACTGGTATGATGGGCGAACCGGCAGACCTTATCCGGAAACTGGAGGAGACGGGTAATGTCGTTTATCCGGTACGGAGTATGAAAGGCTTCATTGGCAGGCACCAAATTGATTCGGTATCCCCCTCGGCAGTCATCAATATGGCGCACGGGCGCATGGGAGACTATATCGTGGATTACCTGACACAACAGAATATCCCGTTGTTTACTCCGCTGAATGTAAACCGGCTCGTAGAAGAGTGGGAGAACGACAAAATGGGAATGAGCGGCGGATTTCTCTCGCAAAGTGTCGTAACCCCCGAAATAGACGGGGCTATCCGTCCTTTCGCTTTGTTCGGACATTATAGGGATGAAGAAGGATTGCAGCATGCTTTTGCCATTCCCGAACGTTTGGAAACTTTTGTAGAGACGGTGAATAACTATATCAAGTTGCAGAACAAGCCCAATAATGAAAAGCGCGTGGCGATTTATTATTATAAAGGCCCGGGACAGAACGCAATGGCTGCTGCCGGTATGGAAGTTGCCCCTTCGCTTTACAACCTATTGCTGCATTTGAAGAAAGAAGGGTATAAGGTAGACGGCTTGCCGGCATCCTCCAAAGAACTGGAACGTATGATACAAGCACAGGGAGCTGTGTTCGGAACGTATGCGGAAGGAGCTTTCGACAACTTCATGAAGAACGGGCGTCCCGAGCTGATTACCAAAGAACAGTATGAAAGTTGGGTAAGGAAAGTACTCAGGCCGGAAAAATATGCGGAAGTCGTATCTTCCTTCGGAGAATTTCCCGGTGAGTATATGGCTACCGGCGACGGACGTCTGGGAGTTGCCCGCTTACAGTTCGGGAATGTGGTGTTGCTGCCGCAAAATGCCGCCGGAAAGGGAGACAATGCGTTTAAGATTGTTCATGGTACGGATGCCGCACCTCCTCACACTTATATTGCATCTTATTTGTGGACGCAGTTCGGTTTTAAGGCCGATGCGTTGATTCACTTCGGTACTCATGGCAGTCTGGAATTTACGCCGAAAAAGCAGGTTGCTTTGAGTAGTAACGACTGGCCCGACCGGCTGGTAGGCGCTTTGCCTCATTTCTATATTTATTCGATAGGAAATGTGGGAGAAGGTATGATAGCCAAACGCAGGGCATATGCAGGCTTGCAGTCTTACCTCACCCCTCCGTTCCTCGAGAGCAGTGTCCGTGGTATCTATCGTGAACTTGTGGAGAAAATTAAGATATACAATAATGCTGTCAGTGCTTGTTCTAACGGTGCGCACAAACAGGAATCCCGGAAAGATATGCGTAGCGAAGTCGATTTGCGCCGTGCTTCTTTGGCTGTGAAGGCAGTGGCGGTGAAGCTGGGTATTCACCGCGAGCTGGAACTGGACAGCGTACTCACCGTTCCTTATACGGAAGACGAGATTTTGCGTATCGAGAATTTTGCCGAGGAACTGGCTACGGAGAAAATAACGGGACAGCTTTATACAATGGGCATTCCTTATGAAGATGCGCGCATTAAGAGCAGCGTGTACGCCATGGCTACCGAACCGATTGCATACAGCCTGCTTGCCCTGGACAAACTCCGCAAACGCGCCGACGAAAAAACGGTGAAACACCGCGCTTTGTTCACACAGCATTATCTGAATCCTGCCCGTACTTTAGTAACCCGGTTGCTGGCTAATCCGGCTTTGGGAACGGACGAGCTCATCTGCCGTGTGGCGGATATCACGCCCGACGAACTTGCCAAAGCCCGGAAGATGGAAAAATCGCGTAATGCGCCGCAGGGCATGATGGCGATGATGATGGCTATGGGAGACGGAGAGAAAGCCCCAATGAAGAAAATGCCTTCTTCCGTAGAATATACCAAAAAAGAAATCACTTTTGCTTTGGCAGTCATGGAAGTCGAGCGCACAATTAAAAATGTCGGAGAATATAAAAAGGCACTTATAGAAAGTCCGGAAAAAGAACTGCTCAGCATGACGAATGCATTGAACGGCGGATATACCCAGCCTTCACCGGGGGGCGACCCGATAGTAAATCCCAATACCTTGCCTACCGGACGCAACCTCTATGGAATCAATGCAGAGGCTACCCCGAGCGAGGCGGCATGGGAGAAAGGCATACAGTTGGCAAATAATACAATCGAGATGTATAAACGCTGGCACAATGATAGCATTCCCCGTAAAGTAAGCTATACGCTGTGGAGCGGCGAGTTCATCGAGACGGAAGGGGCCACTATCGCCCAGATACTCTATATGCTGGGTGTGGAACCTCTGCGGGATGCTTTCGGCCGTGTTACGGATTTGAAACTCATCCCCTCGAAAGAGCTGGGACGCCCGCGTATCGATGTGGTAGTACAGACGAGCGGGCAGTTGAGGGACATTGCAGCTTCCCGCCTGTTCCTTATTAACCGAGCGGTTGAAATGGCTGCCCATGCAAAAGACGACCAGTACGAAAATCAGGTTGCTGCCGGAGTGGTCGAAGCAGAACGGGTATTGATAGAAAAAGGTCTGACTCCTAAAGACGCCAGGGAGATTTCTACGTTCCGCGTGTTCGGAGGAGCTAACGGCGGTTATGGAACCGGTATCCAGGGTATGGTGATGAGCGGTGACCGTTGGGAAAGCGAGAAAGAAATAGCAGATACCTATTTGAACAATATGGGTGCTTACTATGGTAGTGAAAAGAACTGGGAAGCCTTCCGTCAATTCGCTTTCGAAGCTGCGCTGACACGTACGGATGCGGTTATACAGCCTCGCCAGAGTAATACGTGGGGAGCATTGAGCCTCGACCACGTGTACGAGTTTATGGGCGGGCTCAACCTGGCTGTTCGTAATGTGACGGGAAAAGACCCGGATGCTTACCTGAGCGATTACCGCAATCGCAACAACTTCCGCATGCAGGAGGTCAAGGAAGCTATCGGAGTGGAGAGCCGTACGACTATCTTCAATCCTACCTATATCAAGGAGAAAATGAAAGGAGAAGCAGGTGCTGCAAATACATTTGCCGAGATTGTACAAAACACATATGGCTGGAATGTGATGAAGCCCAAAGCTATCGATAAGGAAATGTGGGATGAGATATATAATGTGTACGTAAAGGATAAGTTCGGCCTGGGCTTGCAGGAATATTTCGAGCAACAGAATCCGGCAGCTTTGGAGGAGATGACTGCTGTTATGCTGGAAACTGTGCGCAAGGGGATGTGGAGAGCCAGCGAGCAGCAAGTGGCCGATATAGCCAAGTTGCATACTGATTTGGTAAACAAGTACAAACCCTCCTGTTCCGGCTTTGTTTGCGACAATGCCAAGTTAAGGCAGTTCATTGCTTCGAAAACCGATGCGCAGGCAGCGGCGGAATATAAGAAAAACATTGTTCAGATACGTGAAGTTGCCGCATCCGATGACAAGAAAGGGATGGTGATGAAAAAAGAGGAGATGGCTTCTACCGCAGAAGAACAGACCAATGTACTGAGCAATATGATAGTCGGTTTGGTAGTAGTGCTTGCTATCGTCGTACTGCTGTTGCTCGTCCGTCATCGTCGTAAAAAACTACAGGAATAA
- a CDS encoding TonB-dependent receptor — MRRVLCSLLFLLAAAVPTVFAEEVDERDSNRYRYSILGDVVDENGQPMPGATVRVLETTFGAGTDSDGEFVIRLENAKEYTLLVSFIGYESQEVKAVPAVRPPRLHIRLVPSSNQLNDVVVTGSFVAKPLKEVPVLTRVISQKEIQALNPMNVETLLQYELPGLQIGYNSMSQMPEISYQGMDGEYMLFLIDGERVSGEGADHNVDFTRFNVDDIERIEVIKGAQSTIYGSNALGGVINIITKTANRPFSGNLNARYAGSNGQKYTASTGVKKNRLTSYTSLTYRTKDTYEIGDEVGKTTVTEGSDGSSAEKQADAGSTTVYGYNIWDFLQKIGYTCNEKLNADLKGSFYRNKRDKRVGKMYQDIFLDYTLNGKVTYLPGEKQQLVIGYIYDNYQKNQDYFLSGKKTTDYRNIKQTPRIDYTGTFGKHTVSVGFEGDFEYLKHYMLEDSSHVNNQLYAFYAQEDWDILDELNIVAGVRADYHEKYHWHVTPKVSLLWHFCDHVSFRAGYAQGFRSPSLKELYQAYDMGGMGWFMLYGNPDLKPETSNQVSLSGEFTKGGLNMSVSFAHNRFRNKIAYMSLGDGSSDMQYVNADNAKTTALETILRYRFGFGLILTGSYAYTNDYEEVDGRNTSLVRPHTATFNAMYSHKFGKIGFNCSLNGQWGAKFDTYTRNQNDDGTYAYEITTYDARTMCSLNTGVTLPKGISLNLGIDNLFNYKDKAADSSLQVPQKGISVIGTVNLNIADMFGL, encoded by the coding sequence ATGAGACGGGTTCTTTGTTCCTTACTTTTTTTGCTGGCAGCGGCAGTGCCCACTGTCTTTGCGGAGGAAGTGGACGAAAGGGATAGCAACCGTTATCGCTATTCCATATTGGGAGATGTCGTAGATGAAAACGGGCAGCCAATGCCTGGAGCTACGGTTAGGGTGCTGGAAACTACTTTCGGAGCAGGCACGGATAGCGACGGTGAATTTGTTATCCGTTTGGAAAATGCGAAAGAATATACGCTGTTGGTTTCATTCATAGGATACGAATCTCAGGAAGTAAAAGCGGTTCCGGCTGTACGTCCGCCGCGACTGCATATCCGATTGGTTCCTTCTTCTAATCAACTGAATGATGTAGTGGTAACCGGTTCGTTTGTTGCAAAACCGTTGAAAGAGGTACCTGTACTGACGCGTGTAATATCTCAAAAGGAGATTCAGGCACTCAATCCGATGAATGTCGAAACTTTGCTGCAATACGAACTGCCGGGTTTGCAGATTGGGTATAATTCCATGAGTCAGATGCCTGAGATATCTTATCAAGGCATGGACGGAGAGTATATGCTGTTTTTGATAGACGGCGAACGCGTAAGTGGGGAAGGAGCCGACCATAATGTTGATTTTACCCGTTTCAATGTAGACGATATCGAACGTATAGAAGTCATTAAGGGAGCCCAGTCCACAATCTATGGTTCCAATGCATTGGGTGGAGTCATCAATATCATTACAAAGACCGCCAATCGTCCCTTTAGCGGAAATTTGAATGCACGTTATGCCGGTTCCAACGGACAGAAATATACAGCTTCTACCGGTGTGAAGAAAAATCGTCTTACTTCTTATACCAGCCTTACCTATCGTACAAAAGATACTTATGAGATAGGTGATGAGGTAGGTAAGACCACCGTAACGGAAGGAAGTGACGGTTCTTCGGCAGAGAAGCAGGCAGATGCCGGTTCCACCACGGTCTACGGATACAACATTTGGGATTTTTTGCAGAAAATAGGATATACCTGCAATGAAAAGCTAAATGCGGATTTGAAAGGTTCGTTTTACCGCAATAAACGGGACAAGCGTGTGGGCAAGATGTACCAGGACATATTCCTTGATTATACCTTGAACGGTAAGGTAACATATCTTCCCGGAGAAAAACAGCAACTTGTAATAGGATATATTTATGATAATTATCAGAAGAACCAGGACTATTTCTTATCCGGAAAGAAAACTACGGATTACCGTAATATCAAGCAGACACCGCGTATCGATTATACCGGAACATTCGGCAAGCATACTGTCAGTGTCGGGTTCGAAGGTGACTTTGAGTACCTGAAACATTATATGCTGGAAGACAGCTCCCATGTTAACAACCAGTTGTACGCTTTCTATGCGCAGGAAGACTGGGATATCCTCGATGAGCTGAATATCGTGGCGGGAGTACGTGCCGACTATCATGAGAAATATCATTGGCATGTCACTCCAAAGGTTTCTTTACTGTGGCATTTTTGCGACCATGTCTCTTTCCGTGCCGGTTATGCACAAGGATTCCGTTCGCCTTCTCTGAAAGAACTCTACCAGGCATACGATATGGGTGGTATGGGTTGGTTCATGCTGTACGGTAATCCGGATTTGAAACCGGAAACCAGCAATCAAGTCTCTCTGTCCGGCGAGTTTACCAAGGGAGGGCTGAACATGTCGGTTTCTTTTGCCCACAACCGTTTCAGGAACAAGATAGCCTATATGTCATTGGGCGACGGTTCGAGCGACATGCAATATGTAAATGCCGATAACGCCAAAACTACGGCCTTGGAGACAATTTTGCGCTATCGTTTTGGTTTCGGGCTGATATTGACAGGTTCTTATGCCTATACGAACGACTATGAAGAGGTTGACGGACGGAATACTTCTTTGGTGCGCCCGCATACGGCAACTTTCAATGCTATGTATTCGCATAAGTTCGGAAAGATAGGTTTTAACTGTTCGCTGAACGGGCAGTGGGGGGCAAAGTTCGATACTTATACAAGAAACCAAAATGATGACGGTACTTATGCGTATGAAATAACCACTTACGATGCACGTACGATGTGTTCGTTGAATACCGGAGTTACCCTTCCGAAAGGCATATCCCTCAATCTGGGTATCGATAACCTGTTCAATTATAAAGACAAGGCTGCCGATAGTTCCCTGCAGGTTCCGCAAAAAGGAATCAGTGTAATAGGAACCGTAAATCTTAATATTGCAGATATGTTCGGGTTATAA
- a CDS encoding HmuY family protein, whose translation MKIKDVLVMAAIGLLGAACSDDDNKGSQWGDGVGGTKTNLDVSAYDKWTYVNLKTGETEIHPDTSEWIYTDGSVSEPKAKETIGIEWHIAIHRYEIKTNGGMVFDTEKTNMNEITELPEGDYKADENITNEDEEYAIITDMSKMMQGNVGYAKTATVNKVLCSWVKKTETGSMPPTIYEPTMHVIVLKCKDGSWAKLQFTVAGNSETNKSGFVTFNYEFIPIK comes from the coding sequence ATGAAAATTAAAGATGTATTGGTCATGGCGGCCATCGGTTTATTAGGAGCAGCATGCAGTGATGACGATAATAAGGGTAGTCAATGGGGAGACGGAGTTGGAGGTACGAAAACGAATCTGGATGTATCTGCCTATGATAAATGGACTTATGTAAATCTGAAAACCGGAGAAACGGAAATACATCCGGATACAAGCGAATGGATTTATACGGATGGTTCGGTAAGCGAGCCAAAAGCGAAGGAAACTATCGGTATCGAATGGCATATCGCCATACACCGTTATGAGATAAAAACAAACGGTGGCATGGTTTTCGATACGGAGAAAACAAATATGAATGAAATTACGGAGTTGCCTGAAGGAGACTATAAAGCGGATGAAAACATAACAAACGAGGATGAAGAATATGCCATCATCACCGATATGAGCAAAATGATGCAAGGCAACGTCGGTTACGCCAAGACTGCAACTGTGAACAAAGTGTTGTGCAGTTGGGTGAAAAAGACGGAGACAGGTAGTATGCCTCCTACTATTTATGAACCGACAATGCATGTGATAGTTTTGAAGTGTAAGGACGGCAGTTGGGCGAAGCTTCAATTTACAGTTGCAGGAAACTCTGAAACGAATAAGAGCGGTTTTGTTACATTCAATTACGAATTTATCCCGATTAAATAA
- the gdhA gene encoding NADP-specific glutamate dehydrogenase: MNIERIMSSLEAKHPGESEYLQAVKEVLLSIEDIYNQHPEFEKAKIIERLVEPDRIFTFRVTWVDDKGEVQTNLGYRVQFNNAIGPYKGGIRFHASVNLSILKFLGFEQTFKNALTTLPMGGGKGGSDFSPRGKSDAEVMRFCQAFMLELWRHLGPDMDVPAGDIGVGGREVGYMFGMYKKLTREFTGTFTGKGLEFGGSLIRPEATGFGGLYFVNQMLETKGIDIKGKTVAISGFGNVAWGAATKATQLGAKVITISGPDGYIYDPNGISGKKIDYMLELRASGNDIVAPYADEFPGSTFVPGKRPWEVKADIALPCATQNELNGEDAQHLIDNKVTCVGEISNMGCTPEAIDLFIENKIMYAPGKAVNAGGVATSGLEMSQNAMHLSWSAAEVDEKLHAIMHGIHAQCVKYGTDPDGYINYVKGANIAGFMKVAHAMMGQGII; encoded by the coding sequence ATGAATATCGAACGTATCATGTCCTCTTTGGAGGCAAAGCATCCCGGCGAGTCTGAATATCTTCAAGCCGTAAAGGAAGTACTTCTTTCTATCGAAGATATCTACAATCAGCATCCTGAGTTCGAGAAAGCGAAAATCATAGAACGGTTGGTTGAACCCGATCGTATTTTTACTTTCCGTGTTACGTGGGTGGATGATAAAGGCGAGGTGCAGACTAATCTCGGTTATCGCGTACAGTTCAATAATGCTATCGGCCCGTACAAAGGCGGTATTCGTTTCCACGCTTCAGTAAACCTCTCTATCTTGAAGTTCTTGGGGTTTGAACAGACTTTCAAGAATGCTTTGACCACTCTGCCTATGGGTGGCGGTAAAGGCGGTTCCGATTTCTCTCCGCGCGGTAAGAGCGATGCGGAAGTGATGCGTTTCTGTCAGGCTTTCATGTTGGAATTGTGGCGTCACCTCGGTCCGGATATGGACGTACCCGCCGGTGATATTGGTGTAGGTGGCCGTGAAGTGGGCTATATGTTCGGTATGTATAAGAAACTGACACGCGAATTTACAGGTACTTTCACAGGTAAAGGTCTGGAATTCGGCGGTTCATTGATACGTCCTGAAGCAACCGGTTTCGGTGGATTGTATTTTGTAAACCAGATGCTGGAAACCAAAGGTATAGATATCAAGGGTAAGACGGTTGCTATCTCCGGTTTCGGAAATGTGGCTTGGGGTGCAGCTACCAAGGCTACCCAGTTGGGTGCTAAGGTCATTACGATTTCCGGTCCCGACGGTTATATCTATGACCCGAACGGCATCAGTGGCAAGAAGATAGATTATATGTTGGAACTCCGTGCATCGGGCAATGATATCGTAGCTCCGTATGCCGATGAATTCCCCGGCTCTACTTTCGTTCCCGGCAAACGTCCGTGGGAGGTGAAAGCCGATATTGCTTTGCCTTGTGCAACGCAGAATGAGTTGAATGGGGAAGATGCACAGCATCTGATTGATAATAAGGTGACTTGTGTGGGTGAAATCTCCAATATGGGATGTACCCCCGAAGCTATCGACCTCTTTATTGAAAACAAGATTATGTATGCACCGGGTAAGGCTGTGAATGCAGGCGGTGTGGCTACCAGCGGATTGGAAATGTCACAGAATGCAATGCATCTCAGTTGGAGTGCGGCTGAGGTAGACGAGAAACTTCATGCCATTATGCACGGTATCCATGCTCAGTGCGTGAAATACGGAACAGACCCCGACGGCTACATCAATTACGTGAAGGGTGCTAATATCGCCGGCTTCATGAAAGTAGCCCACGCCATGATGGGTCAGGGAATTATCTAA